A region from the Stygiolobus caldivivus genome encodes:
- a CDS encoding zinc-binding dehydrogenase, which translates to MRAAVLFNYKEPLTIQDIDIDEPKENEVLVQVTATGMCHSDVNVFVGATPVPPPVVAGHEITGIVKKVGNGVTRVKEGDKVVSAFIHPCGKCRNCISGHENLCETLASVRLKGVMFDGTTRLKLKDGKDVHIFLGGGFAEYAIVHENALTVVPKDVPLEKVAPLGCAGITAYGAVNNAKIEPGETVAVVGVGGVGLSVIQLLKASGAGRIIALGTRKWKLEKAMELGATDVVNTKESDPVKALKEITGGGPDVVIEAAGTQDTIQMAVDSVRIGGRVVLVGLPPVSAQIPLRIASVVRGGITIIGNYGGRPRIDMPKLLELVKLGKYDPSKLVTGKFKLEEINEAVKLLEEGEAIRSLIIP; encoded by the coding sequence ATGCGTGCGGCTGTTCTCTTCAATTACAAAGAGCCGTTGACTATTCAAGATATTGATATAGATGAGCCTAAAGAAAATGAAGTCCTTGTCCAAGTTACAGCAACTGGTATGTGTCATTCAGACGTTAATGTATTTGTCGGTGCTACCCCAGTCCCTCCGCCAGTTGTTGCAGGGCATGAAATAACAGGAATAGTTAAAAAAGTAGGAAATGGAGTGACAAGGGTTAAAGAAGGAGATAAAGTGGTTTCGGCATTTATTCACCCCTGCGGGAAGTGTAGAAACTGTATATCAGGTCATGAGAATTTATGCGAGACTTTAGCCTCAGTTAGGTTAAAAGGCGTGATGTTTGATGGTACCACTAGGTTGAAGCTAAAGGACGGTAAAGATGTACACATATTCCTTGGCGGAGGATTTGCTGAGTATGCTATTGTTCATGAAAACGCTTTGACAGTAGTTCCTAAGGATGTCCCTCTCGAAAAAGTGGCACCTTTAGGCTGTGCGGGGATAACTGCCTATGGGGCAGTTAATAACGCTAAAATAGAGCCCGGAGAGACAGTAGCAGTAGTTGGTGTCGGAGGCGTTGGGTTATCGGTAATACAGCTCTTAAAAGCTAGCGGTGCAGGAAGAATTATCGCCTTAGGTACAAGAAAATGGAAGTTAGAAAAAGCAATGGAATTAGGTGCAACTGATGTGGTTAATACTAAAGAGTCTGATCCCGTGAAAGCTCTAAAAGAAATTACTGGAGGAGGACCTGATGTAGTAATTGAGGCGGCAGGTACCCAAGATACTATTCAGATGGCTGTTGACAGTGTAAGGATCGGCGGTAGAGTAGTCTTGGTAGGTTTACCGCCAGTTTCAGCACAGATACCTTTGAGGATAGCCTCGGTAGTGAGGGGAGGAATTACTATTATAGGAAATTACGGTGGGAGACCTAGAATTGATATGCCTAAATTATTAGAATTAGTTAAGTTAGGTAAGTACGACCCAAGTAAACTGGTAACTGGAAAGTTTAAGCTTGAAGAAATAAACGAAGCAGTAAAACTTTTAGAAGAAGGCGAGGCTATAAGGAGTTTAATCATACCATGA
- a CDS encoding HAD family hydrolase yields the protein MISAFIFDLDGTLANTALIHKEAWEIGLKRLEIKNDVKIDYLLGRKTSDIAKLLGGEKWKELMEIKNEEYLRLVEIKAEPNECAKELVSTLMSKGVRVAIVTSSNGVSARKVLDKIGVKYHVLITSDDVVKGKPDPESIVIALNKLNVKPMESIGIGDTEIDVEAYYSAGLRGIYLLRSGVPFNEEKVRERNAVIISSLCELFELIS from the coding sequence ATGATATCGGCTTTTATTTTCGATCTAGACGGTACTTTAGCTAATACTGCGTTAATCCATAAAGAAGCTTGGGAGATAGGTTTAAAAAGACTAGAAATTAAAAACGACGTTAAAATAGATTATCTTCTAGGTAGAAAGACTTCAGATATAGCTAAGTTACTCGGAGGTGAGAAATGGAAAGAACTGATGGAAATAAAGAACGAAGAATATTTGCGTCTTGTAGAGATTAAGGCGGAGCCCAATGAGTGTGCGAAAGAACTTGTATCTACCCTTATGAGTAAGGGGGTAAGAGTTGCTATAGTTACTTCTTCTAATGGGGTTTCGGCGAGAAAGGTTCTAGATAAAATAGGCGTAAAATATCATGTTTTAATCACCTCTGACGACGTAGTAAAGGGGAAACCTGACCCAGAAAGTATAGTAATTGCTTTAAACAAACTTAATGTAAAACCGATGGAATCAATAGGCATTGGTGATACTGAGATAGACGTTGAAGCGTATTATAGTGCCGGACTAAGGGGGATTTATTTACTTAGGTCTGGCGTCCCTTTTAACGAAGAAAAAGTTAGGGAGAGGAATGCTGTTATTATAAGCTCTTTATGTGAGCTGTTTGAGTTAATTTCTTAA
- a CDS encoding UDP-N-acetylglucosamine--dolichyl-phosphate N-acetylglucosaminephosphotransferase, translating into MKYADPLLFSIILSIVVSFIVTYLATKWTIVEAKKKGFVGTDVNKLEKNQVPVLGGIGIVAGFIAGSFTYLVSEIDFGRTMFNSLFIERTVVSVLLSSLIIGFLGLLDDIFNLRQSIRAFLPIFASVPLAIYSIGHSTISIPFFGLVNFGVFFYIIILPATLTITSNAFNMLEGLNGLGAGMGLIMASALAFIGLRSTGPTFHAGVLALILVFVLLAFLLFNIYPAKVFPGNIGTYFIGSVIGSIGIAGFMYTALFFLYIPYVIEFILKAKTKFKGVSFGKVSPEGYLYWDGKPNSLTHVIMRIGKFKEYQIVIILWSLELVFAIMAVIFQTVIIRI; encoded by the coding sequence ATGAAATATGCCGATCCTCTTCTTTTTTCTATTATCCTATCAATAGTAGTGTCCTTTATAGTGACTTACCTCGCAACTAAATGGACTATAGTCGAAGCTAAGAAAAAAGGGTTTGTAGGCACTGATGTTAATAAGCTCGAGAAAAACCAAGTGCCGGTTCTTGGCGGAATAGGAATAGTAGCAGGATTTATTGCTGGTTCTTTTACCTACCTAGTGAGCGAAATAGATTTTGGGCGCACAATGTTTAATTCATTATTTATTGAGAGAACAGTAGTTTCTGTCTTATTATCTTCACTAATAATAGGGTTTTTAGGGTTACTGGATGATATATTTAACTTGAGGCAGTCAATTAGGGCTTTCTTACCTATTTTTGCTTCCGTCCCGTTAGCTATCTACAGCATAGGTCACTCTACTATCTCCATTCCATTTTTTGGTCTGGTAAACTTCGGGGTGTTTTTTTACATTATAATTCTTCCTGCAACGTTAACAATTACGTCGAATGCCTTTAATATGCTAGAAGGGTTGAACGGGCTAGGAGCTGGAATGGGTCTAATAATGGCTTCGGCCCTGGCCTTTATAGGGTTAAGATCGACTGGCCCGACTTTTCATGCGGGCGTGCTAGCTTTAATTTTAGTATTCGTTCTACTTGCCTTTTTACTTTTTAATATATACCCCGCCAAGGTATTTCCGGGTAATATAGGAACTTACTTCATAGGCTCGGTAATAGGTTCTATAGGAATAGCCGGTTTTATGTACACAGCCCTATTCTTTCTTTATATTCCGTACGTGATTGAATTTATTCTAAAAGCTAAAACAAAATTCAAAGGAGTCTCATTTGGAAAGGTATCTCCAGAAGGATATTTGTATTGGGACGGAAAGCCTAATTCACTCACCCACGTTATAATGAGAATAGGCAAGTTTAAGGAATATCAAATTGTAATAATTCTCTGGTCGCTAGAGTTGGTATTTGCTATAATGGCTGTGATCTTTCAAACGGTGATAATAAGAATTTAG